Proteins from a single region of Gossypium arboreum isolate Shixiya-1 chromosome 1, ASM2569848v2, whole genome shotgun sequence:
- the LOC108458836 gene encoding uncharacterized protein LOC108458836, translating to MAGSLGENGLILERGSNPVESDEGGNGSRDRHVEDEIVGFNFREEFAQLSQNKRKKKSLNKKIKSMREIQNGVLSTKEKQKRDRKEKLKKRKTVATVILREVKRTWKVGKKVGLSVRGDEEEVIEEIGRLEGQKGMRIVSWNIRGLGSEVKKASFRFVAAEGRSGGLLTIWNKDEFLFSKEWSECRVLVIEGRWIKEDLEVVLINIYAPNLASEQSVLWGVLMELRIQFASPWIMGGDFNVVRCRSERSRCMGSANGSKEFDNFIQNCKLIDLPLVGKKFTWYGPDNKKSKLDRFLVEEHWMIKIKDLQQLGLKRSVSDYIPILLADAEIDWGPRPFKFINGWLRNK from the exons ATGGCGGGTTCTTTAGGCGAAAATGGGCTGATTTTAGAAAGGGGCAGTAACCCAGTGGAGTCTGACGAAGGGGGAAATGGATCGAGGGATAGGCATGTGGAAGATGAGATAGTCGGTTTCAATTTTAGGGAGGAGTTTGCTCAACTGAGTCAAAATAAGAGGAAGAAAAAGTCTTTGAACAAAAAAATTAAGTCGATGCGTGAAATTCAAAATGGAGTGTTGTCGAcaaaggagaaacaaaagaggGATAGAAAGGAGAAGCTAAAGAAGAGGAAAACGGTAGCAAC GGTCATCTTAAGAGAGGTTAAAAGAACTTGGAAAGTAGGAAAGAAGGTGGGGTTGAGTGTGAGAGGTGACGAGGAAGAGGTGATTGAAGAAATAGGGAGATTAGAGGGCCAGAA GGGGATGAGAATTGTTTCTTGGAATATTAGAGGATTAGGCTCAGAGGTGAAGAAGGCCTCG TTTAGGTTTGTGGCAGCTGAAGGTAGATCGGGTGGCCTGTTGACTATATGGAATAAAgatgaatttttattttcaaaagaatGGAGCGAGTGCAGAGTGTTAGTTATTGAAGGAAGATGGATTAAGGAGGATTTAGAAGTggtattaattaatatttatgctCCCAACTTAGCGTCTGAGCAGAGTGTTTTATGGGGAGTATTAATGGAGCTGCGAATTCAATTTGCAAGTCCTTGGATTATGGGAGGAGATTTTAACGTGGTGAGATGCAGAAGTGAAAGGAGCAGATGTATGGGTTCAGCGAATGGGTCTAAGGAATTTGATAATTTTATCCAAAATTGTAAGCTTATTGATTTGCCATTGGTGGGAAAGAAGTTTACTTGGTATGGTCCTGATAACAAAAAAAGCAAGCTTGACAGATTTTTGGTGGAAGAACACTGGATGATTAAGATTAAGGATCTTCAGCAGCTGGGATTAAAGAGATCAGTTTCTGATTATATTCCAATTTTATTAGCTGATGCTGAAATAGATTGGGGTCCTAGGCCTTTTAAATTCATAAACGGATGGCTGAGAAACAAGTAG
- the LOC128280811 gene encoding uncharacterized mitochondrial protein AtMg01250-like: MGFGVKWSGWMMECVSTARAAVLVNGSASNEFYLGRGLRQGDPLSPFLFILITKVLHLLLEKAGALGLIKGIHGVIPGYTTMHLQFADDTILFLKAEEQGVENMKFILRCFEDFGREYSTGGTSAG, from the exons ATGGGTTTTGGAGTCAAATGGTCTGGATGGATGATGGAATGTGTTTCTACGGCGAGAGCGGCTGTTCTTGTAAATGGTTCGGCTTCGAACGAATTCTATTTAGGCAGAGGATTGCGACAAGGTGATCCCTTATCCCCTTTCCTGTTTATTCTGATTACAAAAGTGCTTCACTTGTTGTTGGAAAAGGCTGGGGCGTTAGGGTTAATAAAGGGTATTCATGGGGTTATCCCGGGCTATACGACCATGCATTTACAGTTTGCAGATGATACTATCTTGTTTTTAAAAGCAGAGGAACAGGGGGTGGAAAACATGAAATTTATTCTACGGTGCTTTGAG GATTTTGGAAGAGAATATTCAACTGGTGGGACATCGGCTGGTTAG